In the genome of Chroococcidiopsis sp. TS-821, the window ATTTAGTTCAAAGCTTCGATAGAGTTTGAAACCCTGAACTTATAATAAACACTCCCATTGCAATAATTTTTCTAAGGCACTTCAATGGGAATTAGAGTATTTTCTGGTAAGTAACTGCGAAAACTGCCTTCATCAGCTAGCACTAAAACCAACCGTAATGGATAATCTGGAGGCATTTGCAAATCAGCCCACGGTACAGCAATTTCCAAGCATTTGTTCAGTGCTACAGTAGCGCGACTGTAACGTGGGTGCCATTGATAATGTTCTCCAGCTTCCTGAAAATGAACTGATTGAGTGAGCAAATTGATTTCTAGCTGATGGTGGTATAAATAGTTGAGCGGAGCTTCATTTGGTACATCATCTAGTGGCACTGGGCTGTTGTGCATTGTGCGATCGGGATAAAACCACAGTAAGTGTAACTCTGAAGGTAGATCGCGCCCTGGTTGTACGCCCTGTTTTAAATCAACACGCAGGTAGAAATTTAGGTGATCTACTCCATACCATATCCGCTGGATCGCACTATTTTTGTGCATTGTTCCGCGCGCTCCACCGATTTCCAAGCGTCCAGCACGATCCCAGTCTTGTTCGTCACCCATACCATCGATAACAGGATGAATAAAGCCTTGGGGTTGACGATCGCCTTGAACTTCATGCGATTCCACAGGTTGGCGCAAATATGGTGGAATAGGTTCATTTAGTGCTTGATAAATTCCGCACAAATGTTCGCGAAATAGTTGGTCAAAAATCGCATCTTGATTTGAGGTATGACCTTCACCAAACCACCAAAACCAGTCAGAACCCTCTGCAGCATACAACGCTTCCCAAGCTTCGGGGTTATTTTCTTCGGTTGCTTCAGGATGTTTAGCAAGTACAGCCCTAGCTTCAGCTAGCATATCCCAAGCACGATTCTTGGCAGGATCGCCGATCCACGTTGTAAAGCTACCATCTACCCAGGAACCACTATGTAATTGTTTTCCTGGAATTGTTGCTGTAGGAGGGAATGCTTCCAGAAATTCTGAGACAGTGACAAGTTTGATGTGTGGATGATCGCTGAGAGTTTGATACAAATTCTCCAAAAAAGGCTTACCATCTTGCGGGTAAAATTCCCAGCAGTTCTCGCCATCAAGCGCGATTGTTACCAACCAAGGCTGTTCAGGTTGACGATGTTTGTGCGAGTGCGCGATCGCTTCTAAGTGTCCGACTAAATCTGTCGCTGCTTGTTTGGCTGGCATTGAGCCATAAGTAAAACCAATTAAATCAGATAAGCGGTGGTCGCGAAAGACAATTGCTAAATCGCCTGCGGCGGTTTCTAAACGATACGGACGATAAAGTAGTTCAGGTTCGCATACATTACCCGCACCATCGCGATGGAAAAAGTGGTGTAGTGTCCAGCCTAAGACAGCTTCATCTGATACAATCCAGTTGAATCCTTGCTTGACAATATAAGGCAAAATTTCCGGACTCACCGACTGTTCTGAAGGCCATAATCCGCGAGGTTCTCTTCCAAAGCGGTCTTGATATAATTCCCACGCTTTATACAAGTGCCGAGGAATATCTTCTGCCCATTGAAATCGGTGTTGGGGCAGTGTCATATTGGGTACAGCAACGCGCCCCGAATTGGTATCGGCAAGTAACGGCAAAATGGGGTGCGTATAAGGCGTTGTGGTAACTTCCAACTGTCCTGCATTCTGCATTTCGCGATGCTGAGGAATAATTCTCCCCAAAATGTCACGTTGCTTAGAATAAATCCGCTGGCGATCGCTTAAAGTAAAATTCCGCCCTTGCTGCAACCATGCAGCGATTTCTGGATCGTCCCAAAATAGCGGATCGATCCACGCGAGATTATGCCATGCCAATAAATCGCTATAATCTTGTAACTGCCAATTTTCTAAACACCACGCTTTACCTTGTTCTTGTCTTTGGTGGTACAACTCGGCATAACGGGGGTGCGGGTCAATTAACGTGTGGTGATTCGCATCAAAAAAGTGTTCAACGATAAACTGTCGTTGTGCTTGTGAGAGTTGCTCGGTTGGCGTCAAGCTTATAGCTAAATACGGGTCAAATGCCGTGCCAGCGATATAATCTTCGAGTTGCAGAATCAACGAAGGAACCAAGTTGACGGTTTGATGCAACTTTGGATAGCGTGCGAGGAGTAATACTAAATCTAAATAATCTTTTGTGCCATGTAGCCGTACCCAAGGTAGTCGGTATTGACTGCGTGCAGACAAAGAAATACTGCTATCTCGACCTTTGTACAATGGCTGGTGTTGGTGCCAAATGAATGCAACGTATAGAGGATGCGCCATAAGCGAGGGGCTAGAGGCTAGGTATTACTAGGTTTATCAGAAAGTCAAAAAAACTATTATATTTTCTTAACCACTTTAGCCTAATTTGCCTTCCTAGTCTCTAGTCCCTTTATTATCTATTGACTACAGTACTTGCTCAACTTCTGCAATTTCTGGAATCATTTCGCGCAAACGGCGTTCGATACCCATTTTCAGCGTCATTGTCGAGCTAGGACAAGCACCACACGCGCCTTGCAGCCGCAACTTGACTACAGGACCATCTAGTTCGACCAACTCGACATTACCGCCATCAGACATTAGGTAAGGACGCAATTCATCCAGAACTGTTTCTACATTATTTACTGTCAGTTCCATTGATTTAGACCTCGTTCAGCTTGTAAATAGTTGATACATCGATCCTAGATCTAATTTGCAATCGCCCGCAGCCGGTAACTTCATTATGCCTCGACTGTTGCGGGTTCAAGCAACTTGATATTTGAGAAATTAAATTCTGTCGTGGTGCGTTCTCCGTTCTCATACGAATGAATCACTTGCTTTGTCATTACGTAGTAATCACCTACTTTTTCATAAGTATCTTCAAACTTTAAAACTCGAATGACATCATTCGTTTGCGGATTGCGAAATACAGCGTCGTAGCGGGATGCAACGTAACCATTGCCAGTATCTAAACTTTCATGGGTGTCAATAACGAACGCCATGCGTCCCATAACGCGGCTAACTTGGCAAATTTCTGTACCGCGAATTTTGTAATTAGACCCCATTGAATCGCCCTTCACGAGGATCTCAACCGCGCCGGAAGCATCGGTTTCACCCAAATTAAATTCATGCTTACCATGCGATTGCTCAAAACTAGAGCGTTTGCGATGCGTTACGATATCGCGCAGTTGCGTGTAAACACTCTCTTGTACTTCTTCATTGTCAATACCAGTAACTTCTACACTCCAATCGCGATTGATGCGTATATGCCCGGTGTAGACTTCAGAACCTTGCTTCAACTCCACATCAGCACTATATCCGGGAAAGTTTTCATCCCAGGTATAGCGATTCTCATAAGCAGTTTTAAATATTTCAGTGG includes:
- a CDS encoding glycoside hydrolase gives rise to the protein MAHPLYVAFIWHQHQPLYKGRDSSISLSARSQYRLPWVRLHGTKDYLDLVLLLARYPKLHQTVNLVPSLILQLEDYIAGTAFDPYLAISLTPTEQLSQAQRQFIVEHFFDANHHTLIDPHPRYAELYHQRQEQGKAWCLENWQLQDYSDLLAWHNLAWIDPLFWDDPEIAAWLQQGRNFTLSDRQRIYSKQRDILGRIIPQHREMQNAGQLEVTTTPYTHPILPLLADTNSGRVAVPNMTLPQHRFQWAEDIPRHLYKAWELYQDRFGREPRGLWPSEQSVSPEILPYIVKQGFNWIVSDEAVLGWTLHHFFHRDGAGNVCEPELLYRPYRLETAAGDLAIVFRDHRLSDLIGFTYGSMPAKQAATDLVGHLEAIAHSHKHRQPEQPWLVTIALDGENCWEFYPQDGKPFLENLYQTLSDHPHIKLVTVSEFLEAFPPTATIPGKQLHSGSWVDGSFTTWIGDPAKNRAWDMLAEARAVLAKHPEATEENNPEAWEALYAAEGSDWFWWFGEGHTSNQDAIFDQLFREHLCGIYQALNEPIPPYLRQPVESHEVQGDRQPQGFIHPVIDGMGDEQDWDRAGRLEIGGARGTMHKNSAIQRIWYGVDHLNFYLRVDLKQGVQPGRDLPSELHLLWFYPDRTMHNSPVPLDDVPNEAPLNYLYHHQLEINLLTQSVHFQEAGEHYQWHPRYSRATVALNKCLEIAVPWADLQMPPDYPLRLVLVLADEGSFRSYLPENTLIPIEVP
- a CDS encoding NifU family protein, which translates into the protein MELTVNNVETVLDELRPYLMSDGGNVELVELDGPVVKLRLQGACGACPSSTMTLKMGIERRLREMIPEIAEVEQVL
- a CDS encoding DUF3386 domain-containing protein, producing the protein MTQQLSATEIFKTAYENRYTWDENFPGYSADVELKQGSEVYTGHIRINRDWSVEVTGIDNEEVQESVYTQLRDIVTHRKRSSFEQSHGKHEFNLGETDASGAVEILVKGDSMGSNYKIRGTEICQVSRVMGRMAFVIDTHESLDTGNGYVASRYDAVFRNPQTNDVIRVLKFEDTYEKVGDYYVMTKQVIHSYENGERTTTEFNFSNIKLLEPATVEA